Below is a genomic region from Sander vitreus isolate 19-12246 chromosome 15, sanVit1, whole genome shotgun sequence.
GTACCTTAAGCTTACAGTGTATTAACTCCAAGTTGGAAGACAGAAACACATTAAATACTAGGGCTGAACAACTAACCAGAATTTGATCAaaatcacaatatggactaCATCCCACAATATCCCAATcgcacaatatttgttaaaggcaaaatatttgaacatattattctgaatgaagtatcgtggtgctgcagagatgtcccagcctacaaatctTTTTCTACAGacgtaaaaaaaatcttaatgaTCATTATAATATGTTTTCCAatcaaaatgagaataatgtagctgttaaaatgctctactTGCGATCTGTTGCTGGTGTTAATatacaacagactgtagatgatctgtaatctgaacgTTATTAGTCTCTAACTAGCGTATTGGTCCAAATATAATCTTTTTCCCTGGAAATACGTCTGAAAAAGTGGGGTCGTCTTATATTTGGCTTCTAGACTTTATGTTAACACACCGACAACAACAGATGTCTCCAATAACACGAAACGAGTAAAACGCATGTTGCCCTCCTAACTGAAGCGAGTCACCGTccctcacacagagacacagcgaTCGTCTCGAACAAAGTCTCAGCTGGACTCAAGCCAGCTGATGGTCAAgtgcagaggctggttttagaacgtaggggacgtcacctgttttaacagccaatagagaagtcagctggtaaagtcagctataaactgtagaaataaaatgatccataatccattttattttaatgttacaaacagctggtcgaaaagttttagacggagcctcAACGACCACCCGAAAGTACGGTAACGTTATATGGtggagagagatatagagactGAAGAGCCCAGCGGCATTggaacaaagccgtgaatcagagaaataaaacgggttttcgccgattcatcactagaagtaAAAAGAGAAGCtaaaaagatattgaaaatattattttatttaagagaTGTTACAAACAACAGCCTACCTTGTTTTactcaatgtgtttttattagaattattttcaaataaaattattttctttatgaaaACAATATTTGGTCTTAAAAAATTAGTCTTGAAAGGGGGGGGTCGTCTTATAATCAGGGTCATCTTATATTCGGACCAATATGGTAATAATCATCACCATCAGCCACACATGTGTGCTTTTAACTACTGTAGAGGGTGGATctgaatattcaaatatttgttCTATGGGTAGGTATTCAATTTTCAATGTTGGGATTCGAATATTCGttgtggttttaaatgtgcatgcaggctgaaatccACTGTGGTGTTTTGTAGCTATTAAGCTGCTAGCTAAGCAAGCAGTCTAATGTTTGTAGAGGTCTTTAtggttatactgtagcagcctAGTGTTGTTTTCAGGCGATCTGATAAAAGGTAAACATAGTACGGCCGTGGATAATGCAGACTTGTCCAGTAACAAGTTACAGTAACAGGGAACATCATTGCCTCTATCGCTgctacaaaaatgttttcaccacaaagtaaaaaacaaaagcaagaacaacaagcactgaactgccgaGGTGTTTGTGTATGCGTTTGTGTTTTTCcatgaaataaagctgccttcaggtACGGTCGGAAATGTTGGTTTCCACCGCCGCTGCTGCCAAAACTTCAAATATTCGCAGTTGAAAAGCACCGGAGCTCAAAAAATGTTATTTGGTACAGCCCTACTCTtcacagaataagcctttaaatcagacaaatgaaACGTTTATATGAAACGTCATcgtgttgagtcgattctgaacccaTCAGCTGAGAGGCATTTCTCTCAtgccctgggtcttgcagtcgatGGAGTCAAGCTGCGGCGCCTGGCACTAAAAACTGCGGCCGCCTCGAtttcgtgaggttatcgttgccaaTGTGTGCAAGACATCAGAGCAAGTcaggatcaagtcggacacaaatctaaccggcatgcattggacagcgatcgccggtgatcgattctgcgcaggccTGGCTCCTCTTGAACAAACGTAATTACACGTGTTAAACTTGCAaatgccattgtttttttttttttttccacagattACCTGTCTCATGTGCCACTGTCAGGGTatagtgacagtttcagcaaaaatgacaaaaaggtatttttataaaagttaccTACTGAAATGAATCCATGTGGAGACAAATAGGCCTACTAATCAGGAAAGAAATGAATCCTGACTCACCCCAGGATGCTGAGGCAGACCTTGCCATTGCGGTAAAAGTTGGGGTTGAAGCGGACAGTGTTGTGTCCGGTGGTGATGAGCTTGACCCGTGGTGGATGGATGGGGTAGTCGGGCGGGCAGCGGaacaagaagaggaaaaagCCGCCTTCGTACGGTGTGTCAAACGGCCCTGTGATCAGGGCATGGATCTGCAGTAAATGAAGgaaaaaatgaaggaaaaagGAGATGGTTTAAAGAGATGGTGGTGAGGTGTACAAAGGGAGAGAAGGATGCTGTGGATGAACAGAAAATCTGACCTAAAAAACAATGGACAACATCCACATCAGACACGCTGTGAGGAAGAAATGTACAAATGGGAAGAACATCAAATTTCAGTGATTCCATGACCTAAAAACTTCACTTCTTCCCTGTTTGTTAATGGTGGGTTACTCTGGTTTCAACTTTAGTTGGACTGGAAACCCTGTGTCAAAGTGTTACACATATACCCCGATACTGCcacaacatgcacacaatatTACATTGTGCccaattgtttttatttgtagtcAAACATGTAGGTAAGTGATAGCTAATGTAGCAACATTAGGTATCTTAAGTCTCAACTGTAAACTGTGATGACAGTTACACTACATGACACATTGACTCCAGGCATCTCCCAACTCCTGGTGGCTAGCTGGCTCTGGCTGTCTCATAGTGATTTAGCAATTGAATCTATGAGAGGGACCGACTGAAAAAAGACACTGATCTGTGATCTCAGTGTGTTGACAAGGCATTTTCTTAGGTAATGAGAGGTGAAGCCAAGTTTGACGGAACAGTGTGTGGATTCTACTTTATTCTGTCTGCCTCTGTCATGTAGCCAGGTTGCAGATATCATCCTGATATTGTGTCAAAGCACAAACAGCAAGAGCATATTTTGTGTATTATGTATCATTAAATATGTATTGTTATTACCCTATTATAACCCTGAACTTGAACGGCctccacagtcaccagatctcaatcCAATAGAGGATCCTTTGGGATGTGGCAGAACAGGAGATGTGCATCATGGATGCGCAGCAGCAAAAATCTGCAGCAACTGCATGGTGTATCATGTCAACATTTCTGAGAAATGTTTCCAGGACCTTGTTGAAAGGGAGTCCAACACAGAACTAgcaaggtgtacctaataaagtggccagTGAGTGTATGTGGCTAAGTGTATTAAATGTCATTCAGATTTTATCCGGATATGATAAGCGCAAATGGTATTACAGCCTTGTCACAGGGGACCTGGCCTTTTACCTTGGTCATGTCTTGAGGATCAGGCACGACAAACATCCCTGGTGGAGGTTCCTTGTAGATGGACATGATAtccctgcagagacagatagaaAAAAGAAGGGGGGACAGATGAGGTTCCTGAAaggtagagatggagagaatcttACACAGCCTGGCCACAACCTTGCTATAAACTATTTTCACTGGGGCTATTTTTAGGAAGAAATTTGTTCCAATTAAAACTGTCCACACAAAAGTCTGAGGATTATATTAATTACCTGTGACATTGCATACACAATACACTGTCAAGTTTTTTGTTGTAAATTGTCAATGCTTCGAGCACAAATGAAGTTCCACTCGTATGAAATCCCAAACTATCTAGTTGGCCAGTATCCATAAGGGGTAAGTGACATGtctatttttgtaatatgggtgaACTGACTGTTAGGAAGCAACGTGTCAAGTGTTAAACCAAGCTAAATTAATGTGGTCCGCGTAACGTTATGGTCTAAAAAAAGACAGTAAATGCTGAGGTTTCTGGAAATTACCCTTCATCTGTGACCTCAAGGTTTCCATTGATAGCTGAACTTTCTGAAAAACTTTTACTTTCGATTTTACTCACGTCGTTGCTTTTTAAAGTTCTTACCTGAAAACATACAATtgtgaaaacaaatgttttcattaCCTCTTTATCCTCAGAATGCACTGCTGAGAAGCCTTCTCGTTGTCCCAGTCCGTACTGAGGGTCGGATCCCAGGAAGTGGCGTGGATTTGGGACAGAAGGCCCGCTCCTGCCACCCCACCGACCCCTAGCCCAACACCGGAGAGAGGCAAGGAGGCGTGTACGGTCGGAGACATGGCCAAGACTGGCGGCGAGGAGCCGGGGGTGAATGTATTTCCAAAAGCGGCTGGGGTAGCAGTGACAGTGGATATAGGGGCCACTAGAGCGGTTAGGCCACTCTGTGCGGCTGCTGCGGGAGGAGGGGAGGCCGGGTTAGAGCTGGAGTGAGCACCGCTGGCTGCCGAGTGTCCCCCCGGCAGAGAATTGGCCAAAGTCGGCAGCAACGAAGATCCACTGCCCTGTCCGGTAACGCCTAAGCCAAGGGCACCGCCGCCGGAGTGCTCACCAAAGCTGTCCGCCATGGCTCGCAAGCTAACAAGCTAGAGTAAAACCGTTGGTGTTGACTAAATTATAATGCTAACAGTTAGCTGCATTGACAGCTGAGTGCGAAGTTACCTCTGCTTGTTTGTTGTCCAGTGGGATCAGAGAGCATGAGAACGGGGTAGAGGCGAGCACAGAGCCGAGGCCAGAAAACAAGGTATTTCTTCCCATGCCATGGTGGCTACTTATCGTTAGCTTAACGTTATGTTGTCCCCCAGGCCTTCAAAAGAGTACAAGAGTATAAAGTCGTCAGAAAAATTACCTCGCCCGCCTTGCTACGGCTTATGAAGTTGCTCACTGTCCGGGTGTTATCGGTTTAAAAGAATATGGTGTCAGAATAGTGGGTTTCGAACCGACCACATACCCATCACTCCTTTACCATAAGGCAACTTCGGGATCTGATTTCTCACCAGTTTAACTGCACTGAAATGATAAAACACAGGATATCCGGTGGGAACTTCAAAGTAAAAATCCTCTATCCCTTCGGGTGTTGCAAAAGGTGTAGCTATTATCACAGCAAAAGTGTATAATTAATCAATCAACGTATAATAGAAACAGTGGTaaattaatttttaaaaaaaatcattaaagtcCAATCCACAGGGCGcatggctggctggctggctcacCTGGTGGGGCGGACGTCCATGTAGAGGTTCGCTCCTTGGCGccgcggccgcgggttcgactccaccctgccctttgctgcatgtcgttccccctctctctcccctttcatgtcttcagctgtcctatataaataaaggcctaaaatggccaaacAAATCTTATGAAAAGTCCAAGCCACAGACCTGCTGACATATATAATTTTCATATGCCTGCTGATGGCAGACAGCATCCCGAATCCAGCCCTTTTCCCCTGCACCTCACTGATGGGGATGTGCGCACTACCACTACAATACCCAC
It encodes:
- the ube2z gene encoding ubiquitin-conjugating enzyme E2 Z, encoding MADSFGEHSGGGALGLGVTGQGSGSSLLPTLANSLPGGHSAASGAHSSSNPASPPPAAAAQSGLTALVAPISTVTATPAAFGNTFTPGSSPPVLAMSPTVHASLPLSGVGLGVGGVAGAGLLSQIHATSWDPTLSTDWDNEKASQQCILRIKRDIMSIYKEPPPGMFVVPDPQDMTKIHALITGPFDTPYEGGFFLFLFRCPPDYPIHPPRVKLITTGHNTVRFNPNFYRNGKVCLSILGTWTGPAWSPAQSISSVLISIQSLMTENPYHNEPGFEQERHPGDSKNYNECIRHETMRVAVCDMLEGKVPCPEALWSVMEKSFLEYYDFYEGVCKERLHLQGQNMQDPFGEKRGRFDYQGLLTRLSATHRRIREKSVAEENHNDDHSDSDTSSSGTDPDSQGSSQP